GGCCGGCAGCCGTTTATTCTTCAAGCACCTTTTCAACCTTTTTCAGCATCTCGTTTATATTGACGGGCTTGGTGAGGTAATCCAGGGCACCTTTCTCCAGGCAGGTGATACGTGCCTCGCTGTTGTGTACCGCCGAGATCACTATCACAGGTATATCGGCGGTCTGCTCGCCGGCTTTCAGCCTGTCAAGCATCTCATTCCCGTCAATACCCGGCATTAGCAGGTCGAGCAGGATCAGGTCGGGCTTCGATTTGCTGATCATCCCAAGGGCAGTCTTACCTGAAGTGGCCTTGCTGAGCTCCCACCCTTTGTCGGCAAGCAGCGCTTCCATCAGCACCAGGTTGGTTTCTGAGTCGTCGACTACGAGGATTGATTTTTTTTCTTTGGCCATTTGGCTGCGGGTGTATATTTATGGTGCAAATATAAGG
This Marinilabiliales bacterium DNA region includes the following protein-coding sequences:
- a CDS encoding response regulator → MAKEKKSILVVDDSETNLVLMEALLADKGWELSKATSGKTALGMISKSKPDLILLDLLMPGIDGNEMLDRLKAGEQTADIPVIVISAVHNSEARITCLEKGALDYLTKPVNINEMLKKVEKVLEE